In the Populus trichocarpa isolate Nisqually-1 chromosome 1, P.trichocarpa_v4.1, whole genome shotgun sequence genome, one interval contains:
- the LOC7475075 gene encoding laccase-2: protein MGASVPASPEILLTILLFAMSCLWAFPEVAGAKHAGITRHYKFNIKLKNVTRLCHTKSMVTVNGKFPGPRVVAREGDRLVVKVVNHVPNNISIHWHGIRQLQSGWADGPAYITQCPIQTNQTYVYNFTVTGQRGTLFWHAHLSWLRASVYGPLIILPKRNVSYPFAKPHKEVTIMLGEWFNADTEAVISQALQTGGGPNVSEAYTFNGLPGPLYNCSENNTYKLKVKPGKTYLLRLINAALNDDLFFSIANHTFTVVEVDATYAKPFETNLLVITAGQTTNVLLKTKSIAPNASFYMLARPYFTGQGTFDNTTVAGILEYETSSNSTAFKSTLPPINATNVVANFTRKLRSLANSRFPVNVPQTVDKKFFFTVGLGNSPCPKNQTCQGPNGTKFAASVNNISMALPSSALLQSYFFKKSNGVYTSDFPSFPLHPFNYTGTPPNNTLVTNGNKLVVVPFNTSVEVVMQGTRIFGAESHPLHLHGFNFYVVGEGFGNFDPNNDPKNFNLVDPVERNTVGVPTAGWVAIRFYADNPGVWFMHCHFDVHLSWGLRMAWIVLDGTLPSQKLPPPPSDLPKC, encoded by the exons ATGGGTGCTTCAGTCCCTGCATCGCCAGAAATTCTTCTGACAATTCTACTATTTGCTATGAGCTGCCTCTGGGCCTTTCCTGAGGTTGCCGGTGCAAAGCATGCAGGCATTACGAGGCACTACAAGTTCAAC ataaaactgaaaaatgtCACCCGCTTGTGCCACACTAAGAGCATGGTGACTGTTAATGGGAAGTTCCCGGGGCCTCGCGTAGTTGCCAGAGAAGGTGACCGTTTAGTGGTGAAGGTGGTCAATCATGTTCCAAATAATATCAGCATCCATTG GCATGGAATTCGACAACTTCAAAGTGGATGGGCAGATGGACCAGCATACATCACGCAATGCCCTATTCAAACAAACCAGACTTATGTTTACAACTTCACTGTTACAGGACAAAGAGGAACTCTCTTCTGGCATGCTCACCTCTCATGGCTTAGAGCTTCTGTCTATGGACCCCTTATCATCTTACCTAAGCGCAACGTTTCTTACCCATTTGCCAAACCCCACAAGGAAGTGACTATCATGTTGG GAGAGTGGTTCAATGCTGATACTGAGGCAGTGATTAGCCAGGCTTTACAGACAGGAGGGGGGCCAAATGTCTCTGAAGCCTACACCTTTAATGGACTTCCAGGTCCACTGTACAATTGCTCAGAAAATA ATACATACAAGCTAAAGGTGAAACCAGGAAAGACATATCTTCTCCGATTGATCAATGCTGCACTCAATGATGACCTCTTTTTTAGCATTGCAAACCACACCTTCACCGTTGTTGAAGTGGATGCTACTTACGCGAAGCCTTTTGAGACCAACCTCTTGGTTATAACAGCAGGACAGACCACAAATGTTCTTCTGAAGACCAAATCCATTGCCCCCAATGCATCATTCTACATGTTAGCAAGACCATACTTTACTGGCCAAGGCACATTTGACAACACAACTGTTGCAGGGATACTCGAGTAtgaaacttcttcaaattcgaCAGCTTTTAAATCAACCCTTCCTCCGATTAATGCTACAAATGTCGTCGCGAATTTCACAAGAAAACTTCGCAGTTTAGCTAATTCTCGATTCCCAGTTAATGTCCCTCAAACAGTAGACAAGAAATTTTTCTTCACAGTTGGTCTAGGAAACAGCCCGTGCCCAAAAAACCAGACATGTCAAGGACCTAATGGCACGAAATTTGCAGCTTCTGTTAACAACATCTCCATGGCTCTCCCTTCATCAGCACTCCTTCAatcctattttttcaaaaaatcaaatggggTTTACACCTCTGATTTCCCAAGCTTTCCTCTCCATCCATTCAACTACACAGGGACCCCACCAAATAATACTCTTGTGACCAATGGTAACAAGCTTGTAGTGGTACCATTTAACACAAGTGTGGAGGTAGTGATGCAGGGCACTCGAATTTTCGGTGCTGAGAGCCACCCTCTCCATCTTCATGGCTTCAATTTCTATGTTGTTGGAGAAGGGTTTGGAAATTTTGATCCAAATAATGACCCCAAGAACTTTAACCTTGTTGATCCTGTTGAAAGGAACACTGTTGGTGTGCCTACTGCTGGTTGGGTGGCAATTCGTTTTTATGCAGACAATCCAG GAGTATGGTTTATGCACTGCCACTTTGATGTCCATTTGAGCTGGGGGTTAAGGATGGCATGGATTGTCTTGGATGGAACACTTCCTAGTCAGAAGCTCCCTCCTCCACCATCTGATCTTCCCAAGTGTTGA
- the LOC7470560 gene encoding delta-1-pyrroline-5-carboxylate dehydrogenase 12A1, mitochondrial has translation MESERIWLLYTAEKQERRKNLTKSTPPLRTIIAMESERIWLLYTAEKQERGKNLRKSTPPLRTIIVIVSIVILVLVCASLLASVSVHSLPFATVDAEGISGSQPAKVHNLVQGKWIGSSTWNTIVDPLNGEPFIKIAEVDETGTQPFVESLSQCPKHGLRNPFKSPERYLLYGDITAKAAHMLSVPKVSDFFTRLIQRAAPKSYQQALGEVQVTQKFLENFSGDQVS, from the exons ATGGAGTCGGAAAGGATATGGCTGCTGTATACTGCTGAGAAAcaggaaagaagaaagaatctGACAAAATCAACACCACCTCTTCGAACAATCATCGCAATGGAGTCGGAAAGGATATGGCTGCTGTATACTGCTGAGAAACAGGAAAGAGGAAAGAATCTGAGAAAATCAACACCACCTCTTCGAACAATCATTGTTATTGTTTCTATTGTTATCCTCGTTCTTGTTTGCGCCTCTCTCCTTGCTTCCGT ATCTGTTCATTCCTTACCTTTTGCAACGGTAGATGCTGAAGGTATTTCTGGCTCTCAACCTGCTAAAGTACACAACTTGG TGCAGGGTAAATGGATAGGATCTTCAACCTGGAATACAATTGTGGATCCTTTAAATGGAGAACCATTCATTAAAATTGCTGAGGTAGATGAAACTGGAACTCAG CCATTTGTAGAGAGTTTGTCGCAGTGTCCCAAGCATGGACTGCGCAATCCCTTTAAATCACCAGAGAG GTATCTTTTATATGGAGACATAACTGCCAAGGCAGCCCACATGCTTTCGGTTCCAAAG GTTTCTGATTTCTTCACCAGGTTAATTCAAAGGGCTGCTCCTAAGAGTTACCAGCAAGCTCTTGGTGAAGTGCAAGTTACTCAAAAATTTCTGGAGAATTTCTCAGGTGATCAGGTAAGTTAA
- the LOC112328055 gene encoding uncharacterized protein LOC112328055, protein MPGLDPRVAVHQLAVKHGARPVKQTQRRFRPELISQIEVEVNKLIQAGFIREVKYPTWISNIVPVKKKNGQMRVCVDFRDLNNACPKDDFPLPITEIMVDATTGHGRLTFMDGSSGYNQIRMAPTDEEKTAFRTPKGIYCYKVMPFGLKNAGATYQRAMQKIFDDMLHQHVECYVDDLVVKSKEKENHLQDLRPVFERLRRFQLKMNPLKCAFGVSSGKFLGFIVRHRGIEIDQSKIEAILKMPEPRNIHELKSLQGKLAYIRRFISNLAGRCQPFTHLMKKDTSFYWDEASQIRSLGVLLAQKNDEGKESALYYLSRTLNGAELNYSPIEKTCLALMFAIKKLRHYLQAHSVRLISRADPLKYIISRPVLSGRLAKWALLLQEFEIVYVSQKAIKGQALADFLADHPIPDEWKFSEDLPDEDVLFIEMSEPWKMFFDGAARQDGAGAGVIFITPEGEVLPFSFSLTECCSNNMAEYQALILGLEMAVNIKMSRLKVFGDSQLVIRQLLSLYEVKKPEFIPYHKYALKLITSLDCVTLEHVPRKENKQADALANLASTLASCSEEIKVHVCQRWVVPPLNHDIEEKEQVGVVFVYEIEREDWRQPLIDYLRHGKLPKDLRHKTEVRRRASRFIYFQGTLYRRSFDGVFLRCLGEEEATKALEETHSGICGAHQSGPKLHFRIKRMGYYWPTMPFDAWGLDVVGPLPKSSGGHLYILAATDYFSKWAEAAALKEVKKETVVNFIRTNIIYRYGVPRYIITNNGKEFYNTAMNKLCAQFSFKQHNSSMYNAPANGLAEAFNKTLCNILKKVVNRSKKDWHERIGEALWAYRTTFRTPTQATPYSLVYGVEAVLPLECQIPSLRIAIQEGLSNEDNVHLRLEELEALDEKRLEAQQRLECYQARLCRAFNKKVRPRSFQEGDLVLAVRRPIIMSKRMGSKFLSKWDGPYVVQEVYTNGAYKIVDENGLRIGPINGKFLKRYYA, encoded by the exons ATGCCAGGTTTAGACCCAAGGGTTGCTGTCCACCAATTAGCAGTAAAACATGGGGCTAGACCTGTAAAACAAACTCAGCGTCGCTTTCGTCCTGAACTCATATCACAGATTGAGGTTGAAGTCAATAAACTTATCCAAGCAGGTTTCATTCGTGAGGTCAAGTATCCTACATGGATTTCAAATATTGTGccagtaaaaaagaagaatggCCAAATGCGTGTTTGCGTGGATTTTCGAGACCTTAACAATGCTTGTCCCAAAGATGATTTTCCACTTCCAATTACCGAGATCATGGTCGACGCTACCACAGGTCATGGGAGATTAACCTTCATGGACGGTTCATCTGGCTATAATCAAATTCGAATGGCACCCACAGATGAGGAGAAGACGGCTTTCCGAACTCCGAAAGGGATATATTGCTATAAAGTTATGCCTTTTGGCTTAAAGAATGCAGGTGCCACTTATCAAAGGGCGATGCAGAAGATTTTTGATGATATGCTTCACCAACATGTTGAATGCTATGTTGACGACCTCGTggtgaaatcaaaagaaaaagaaaatcatttgcAAGATCTTCGTCCGGTATTTGAACGATTACGTCGATTCCAGCTAAAAATGAACCCACTAAAATGCGCATTTGGTGTGTCATCAGGCAAATTCCTAGGGTTTATAGTTCGACATCGAGGGATTGAGATTGACCAGTCTAAGATTGAAGCCATTCTAAAAATGCCGGAGCCAAGAAACATCCATGAGTTGAAGAGTCTCCAAGGAAAGTTGGCCTATATACGGagatttatttctaatttagcGGGTCGATGTCAACCATTCACCCACTTAATGAAGAAGGATACGTCATTCTATTGGGATGAAGCTT CACAAATACGTTCCTTGGGGGTGTTGTTAGCgcaaaaaaatgatgaaggcAAGGAAAGCGCTCTCTACTACCTTAGTAGGACATTAAATGGGGCTGAACTAAATTATTCTCCAATAGAGAAGACATGTCTAGCATTAATGTTTGCAATAAAGAAGCTGAGGCATTACCTCCAAGCGCATTCAGTTAGACTAATCTCCCGAGCTGACCCTCTCAAGTACATCATCTCAAGACCAGTACTATCAGGAAGATTGGCAAAATGGGCTTTATTGcttcaagaatttgaaattGTCTACGTCTCACAAAAGGCTATCAAAGGGCAAGCACTAGCTGATTTTCTCGCTGATCATCCTATTCCCGATGAATGGAAGTTCTCTGAAGACCTGCCTGATGAGGACGTTTTGTTTATTGAAATGTCAGAACCATGGAAAATGTTCTTTGATGGCGCAGCACGACAAGATGGAGCCGGGGCTGGGGTTATATTCATCACACCAGAAGGAGAGGTCTTGCCTTTCTCCTTTTCACTTACCGAATGTTGTTCTAATAACATGGCCGAATATCAAGCCTTGATTCTTGGGTTAGAAATGGCAGTGAATATAAAGATGTCTCGCCTTAAAGTTTTTGGGGATTCTCAATTAGTCATCAGACAACTCCTCTCACTATATGAAGTCAAGAAGCCGGAATTCATCCCATATCACAAGTATGCACTTAAATTGATAACATCACTTGATTGCGTTACTTTAGAACATGTGCCACGAAAAGAGAATAAGCAAGCCGATGCCTTAGCAAATCTTGCGTCAACATTAGCATCATGTAGTGAGGAGATAAAAGTCCATGTATGTCAAAGATGGGTCGTTCCACCACTAAATCATGACATAGAAGAGAAAGAACAAGTGGGTGTAGTTTTTGTCTACGAGATTGAAAGAGAAGACTGGCGTCAGCCACTTATCGATTATTTGAGACATGGAAAGCTACCTAAAGACCTACGCCATAAGACAGAGGTGAGGCGAAGAGCTTCTCGCTTCATATACTTTCAAGGCACTCTTTACCGACGCTCTTTTGACGGAGTTTTTTTGCGCTGTCTCGGAGAAGAAGAAGCAACGAAAGCACTAGAGGAAACTCACTCAGGGATCTGTGGAGCACACCAATCAGGCCCTAAACTTCACTTCCGAATCAAAAGAATGGGATATTACTGGCCAACAATG CCCTTTGATGCTTGGGGACTTGATGTGGTAGGACCATTGCCGAAAAGCTCTGGGGGGCATCTTTACATATTGGCTGCAACAGATTACTTCTCAAAGTGGGCAGAAGCTGCAGCATTAAAAGAGGTCAAGAAAGAGACAGTTGTAAACTTCATTCGAACAAACATTATTTACCGTTATGGGGTACCAAGATACATCATAACCAATAATGGAAAGGAGTTCTACAATACAGCCATGAACAAGTTGTGTGCACAATTCAGCTTCAAACAACATAACTCTTCTATGTACAATGCTCCGGCTAATGGTTTGGCAGAAGCCTTTAACAAGACTTTATGCAATATTCTTAAGAAGGTGGTGAATCGCTCGAAGAAGGACTGGCATGAGAGAATTGGGGAGGCGTTATGGGCTTATCGTACTACATTCCGAACACCAACTCAAGCTACTCCATATTCCTTGGTATACGGGGTCGAAGCTGTTCTTCCACTAGAATGTCAAATTCCATCTTTGAGAATCGCAATCCAAGAAGGACTTTCCAATGAAGACAATGTTCATCTACGCCTTGAAGAGCTTGAAGCTTTAGATGAAAAACGTCTTGAGGCACAACAACGATTAGAATGTTATCAAGCACGACTTTGTAGGGCTTTCAACAAGAAGGTGCGACCACGCTCATTCCAAGAAGGAGATCTTGTCTTGGCAGTACGACGCCCAATAATCATGTCAAAACGCATGGGCAGCAAATTCCTCTCCAAATGGGATGGCCCTTATGTGGTTCAAGAAGTCTACACCAATGGAGCTTACAAAATTGTCGATGAGAATGGATTGAGGATTGGGCCTATCAACGGCAAATtcttgaaaagatactatgctTGA